A window of Thiocapsa bogorovii genomic DNA:
TGTCAGAATGCGCCGATGCCTACGAGGACTTCAAGAGTAGCGGCATCGCCGACGACCAACGCATCACTTGGCTCGATCGTGTGATGGACGATCGGGAGATCAGGTCGCTGATGAGCCGCTGCGACTGCTTCGTCTCTTTGCACAGGTCGGAGGGCTTCGGGCGAGGTCTTGCAGAGGCGATGTTGATGGGTAAGCCGGTGATTGCGACCGGATATTCCGGCAATCTGGATTTCACGAACGAAGAGAACTGCTGCCTGGTCGATTGCGCCTTGGTCCCGGTCGGCAACGGCGAATACCCACATGGTGCGGGGCAGCTCTGGGCCGAGGCCGATGTTGAGATGGCGGCGGATTTTATGCGGCGTCTTGTCGACGACCGGGCCTTCGCGGCGGCGAAGGGGGGTGCAGGTGCTCGCTACATTCGTGCATTCCATAGTCCTGCGGCGGTCGGTGCCCGTTACCGGCGTCGCTTGGAGCAGCTCGGCTTAGTGGACCGGTCGATCTCGTGATGCCAGGGTCTCGGTCCATCACGAGATCCGCTTCGCGTGTCGGGTCTTGACGCGATGGCGCCTTGGAAAGCCGCTGTGGAGCGCGCTCTGCGGTCTCTCTTCCGGCGGCTGCCGCTTAACGACGCCCGACGCGAACAGATCAAGGCCGCAATTCGCGCATCTCGGGTTCCACTTTTTGTCGGAGAGGGGTTGGCGCAGCCGTGCTGGTCGCAGCTCGTCCCTCCCTGGACGGGAGATTGGTCCGCCCTGTTTCCGCCGAGTCGGGTTGAAGCGCACCGCATACTGGTCATTGATTGGAAACCACCGACCCCCGACCGCGATTCAGGGTCGTTTCGTATGCGCATGATCCTGGATTTGATGCGCGAGGCAGGATGGGGCGTCGATTTCATAGGTGACCGAGATGCGGAGGGTGTTTCCTATAGAAGATCGCTCCAGAAGATCGGGGTCTCTTTGCTGATCGGTCAGGAAAGCGCATGGAGACATCTGATTGTAAACGGCGGTATCTACCGATTCGCGTGGGTCTCACGTCCGGAGATTGCTGAACGGTATTTGCCGATGGTGCGAGCCCTTGCGCCGCGGGCCGAAGTGATCTACGACACGGTCGACCTGCATTGGATCCGTTTGCGCCGCGGTATTCCCTTCAGCCAGGATCCGAAGGCGCTTTCTCATCTTGCGGAGTCATTTCGGCGCATCGAAATATGCAACGCGCGGTGTTCCGATCTGACGATTGCCATAACCGAGGATGAAAAGCGGGCTCTCTTGGACGAAGATCCGGAGTTGAAAGTTTGCGTCTTGCCGAATATTCATGCGGTTTCTTCGGTTGTCCCTCCGGTGTCTGGCCGATCCGGCCTTTTCTTTATCGGTAGCTTTAGTCATCCGCCAAACGTAGACGCGGTATTTTACTTCGTCAGAGATATCTTCCCTCGGATTCTCGAGCAGATCCCGGCAGCCCACTTTTACATCGTCGGCAGCGATATGCCTTATTCCGTGCGCACGCTGAAGTCTCGACGCGTTCGGCCGGTCGGGTATGTTCGTGACGTGGAACCATGGTTTCGACGCATGCGTGTTTTCGTTGCCCCGCTACGCCATGGGGCGGGAATGAAGGGGAAGGTCGGTCAGAGTCTCGCCCTCGGCCTGCCCGTCGTGACGACGGGTGTCGGGGCGGAAGGGATGGGGTTGACTCATGAGATCAATGCCTTGATCGCCGAGGATCCGGCAGACTTCGCCGCCTCCGTGATTCGCGTCCATCGGGACAACGCGCTTTGGGATCGCCTCTCTTACGCAGGCCAAGCGCTTGTTCGTCAGCACTTTTCTAAGGACGCTGCGGAGTGTGTCCTAATACCTCTCCTGCGTGTCGAGGGGTCGCAACGGGAAGTTGGGCGTGATAAGGATTGAAGCGGAGGGCCCGATGCCCCTGATCAGCGTCGTGCTGCGTCTGTCTGACGGGTGTCCGGGGCTGAGGGATTGCCTCGATAGCCTACTCGCTCAGAGTCTCGGGGTGGACCGGATCGAGGTCTGCGTTGATGAGGAAGGCCGTGGCGAGGAAGCGCTGGCGCGGCTTGACTCGATCGCTTCCCCTCTTGTTCTCCGGCATCCGCCACGACGCAATTCCGTGAGTCCCGTCGGTCCCAATGCAGGTTTGTTCGCCGCGCGTGGCCGTATCGTGTTTTTCATGAGCGGGAATGATGTCTTGGAGGCGCGTTGCCTTGAGGAACACCATCTTACTCACGAGGAGTTCCCGGACCCGCACGTCTGCGTCCTCGGTTATACTCGCCTACGCGGCGAGGCTGCCCGTTCTCCGCTGATGCGTTCCCTTGTCGGATCCATTTGCGTGGACCCCGACAGGCGCGAGACTTCGCCTGTGTCCGCATTGGATGGATCCGCAATTTTCGGGCAAATACCCTCCTTCAAGCGCGATTTCCTTCTTGAGCAGGGGGCGTTGAATTCACGCTTTCCTAGCGGTTTCGAGTGGAGCGAGCTTGGCTATCGCCTGCATCGAGTGGGTCTGTCGATGATTCGTAACGCGGATGCCATGATCGATATGACGCGGCCTATCGGTCTCGAAAATGCTTGCGTTCACTGTTATCGACAAGGTCAGTCGGATCGGATCCTCGTTCAAGTTCATCCCGAGCCCGAGGCGCGCGCGTGGGCGCAGATTGATCATTGGGAGTCGGAATGGGAGCTTGTCGAGCCGATTTTTGGAGACATCATGAAATCAGCTCGCATGCTCGATCGATTTGCGCAAGAGCGTGTTCGCTTCGAGCTACCTATCGACGAGCTGGCAACACGCCTTCTTCATCGTGCCTATGCGGCTGCTTTTCGCGCAAACCGCCTTCTGGGAGCGATAGACGGCGTCGTTAATGGAATCAAGTCATGACATCCAATACCAGTAATATTCAATCGCCCCTGCTTCAGCAGCTCAGTCATGGTCTTGAGCTGGAGCAGCTCAAAAAGGCTTGGCGCGATATATTGGAAGGCTGGAGGCGTCGAGAGCTCTGGGCAACCTTGGGCCTGCATGATATCCGGCAACGTTATCGTCGTTCGACGCTTGGGCCTTTCTGGATCACGATCTCGATGGGTGTAATGGTGTTTGCGCTGGGTCTTCTATACGGTCAGATCTTCGGCCAAGAGCTGCATGACTATCTGCCGTTTCTCGCCGCCGGATTCGTGATTTGGGGTCTCGTATCCGCGATGATCCTGGGGGGGTGTACGACCTTTATCTCTGCGGAGGGAATGATTCGCCAGCTCAATGCACCTGTATCCATTTACGCCTATCGCGAGGTGTGGACGGCGGTCATCGCCTTCGCCCACAATATCTGGATATTTGTTGCCGTGGCTTGGTGGTATGACGTCGGGCTGAGCTGGAATGCACTTTGGGTTCTCCCTGCGATTGCGATTCTTCTGATCAACGGCTTTTGGATGGCGCTCTTCTTCGGGCTGCTGAGCGCGCGTTTTCGGGATGTTCCTCTGATCATCGGCAGTATCGTCCAGGTGCTGTTCTTTTTGACGCCGGTCATCTGGCGCCCCGAGATGTTACCGGACCGCGCACTCTTGCTGGAGTTGAATCCCTTCTATCACATGGTCGAAATCCTTCGCGCGCCGATGCTCGGTCACACACCTTCTCTCAGTAATTGGTTGGCCGTCTTGCTGATTGCCGTGGTTGGTTGGGGGGTGACGCTCTTCTTTTACTCCGCTTATCGCTGGCGGATCGCCTACTGGGTCTGAGGATTAGGCAGATGGCATCCATTACCCTGGAGAAGGTCTCGGTATCCTTCCCGGTCTATAGTTCCGCGACCAGATCCATCAAGAATCGTTTGATACAAAGTGCGACGGGCGGGCAGATCCGTTCCGAGTCGGGTTCGGACCGAATTTCGGTTGTTCAGGCCCTGCAGGATATCAATCTCCAGCTTGAGAGCGGGGATCGGATTGGTTTGGTCGGCCATAACGGCGCAGGTAAAACAACACTCCTTCGTGTCCTCGGCGGCATTTACGAGCCGAATGAGGGGCGGGTCGCGGTTAGGGGGTCGACTGTCCCGTTGTTCGATATCAGCCTGGGGATGGATCCCGAAAGTACCGGCTATGAGAATATTGTTCTACGAGGCCTCTATCTGGGTCTGAGTCGCTCTCAGATGCGCGGACGGCTCGACGAGATCGCGGACTTCACCGAGCTCGGCGATTTTCTCAACTTGCCGATCCGAACCTATTCAGCCGGGATGCGGATGCGTCTTGCGTTCGCCGTGTCGACGTCGGTCGCACCGGATATTCTTTTGATCGACGAGGGCATCGGGGCCGGCGATGCGGCTTTCCTGCAGAAAGCCAGTGAGCGACTGAAGCTCTTTACCGAACAGGTATCGATCATTGTGTTGTCGTCCCATTCAGAGGATCTGATCAAGCGAATGTGCAACAAGGCGGTGCTGATGGAGCACGGTCGCGTTGTGGGATCAGGGTCGACGCAGGAGGTTTTGACGCAGTATCGTCAGCGGCAGGAGGGGGCGAAAAGCACCGCAGCAAGCGTTGAGCTTCCGCTCGAGATTGCGTCCAAAGTCGCGACCCGCTCCGATGCATCGGCTTGGGCGATGGAAACGACTAGACTCCTGAGACAGGGTCGTTGGGATGCCGTCGATGTCGACCGTCTTGTGGAAGAGGTTGTCGCCCTCGTGGATCCGGATCGCGATCTGATCGAAGGACAGTTGACCTATCTCTTGGTGCAATTGCTCACATGGCATCAGCGGGAATCGGAGAGATCAGAGCTGCGGCGAGAGATTATTGATCAGGTCAGGCGGCAGACCGAGTTGATGATCAAGCAGGATAAAGAGGTCGCCGGCACTGCGAAAGACTCTCTGGAGAGCGCCTACCGAAAGGCGCGATCGGCCGCGGCGCGTCGCATGGGTATCGATGCATCGCGGTTTCCGGCGCAATGCCCGGTCGCATTGCCGCTCCTGCTGGATCCTACTTGGTTTCCGGGGGAAGGGCCGTCCGACGACGTCACGGTCGCACGCCGCCAGCCGACTGACGCTTAGGTTTGCCGCCCCGCAGAGAAAAACAGCAGCGCGCCAAGCATGTAACACGCCGCGACGAGCACAACCCCGGTCGTGGCCGGTAGCCAGGGACCCGGGCCGAGCAGCAGGACGAGGGTGCCGCAGACGATCACGGTGGCGCCGCCGAGTGCGCGGACCGACTGGGATGTCGAGGCGGCCTTGTCGTGGCTCGCGCTGCGGCCGTGGTTTCCGAGTGATCCGGCCTCGGCTGCCCGCAGTCGTTTGTCGTAGGTGCTGAGGATCCGGTAGGCCATCAAGGGGATCTCGGGGGTCTGATCGGCGACGGAGATAAAGTTGCGCTTGGTCCGGTCGAGTAGCCCGACGACCCCGATCTGATCCTTCATCCAGCGTTCCATGTAAGGCTTCGCGGTGGTCCAGAGGTCCAGCTCGGGGTAGAGCTGACGGCCGAGGCCCTCGATGTTGAGCAGTGTCTTCTCGAGCAGCACCAACTGCGGTTGGATCTCCATGTCGAAGCGCCGCGCGGTCTGAAACAGTCGCACCAGGAAGTGCCCGAAGGAGATCTCGGACAGGGGCTTCTCGAAGATGGGCTCGCTGACGGTGCGGATGGCGGACTCGAATTCATCCACTCGGGTGCCGGAAGGGACCCAGCCGGATTCCACGTGCAGCTCGGCAACGCGCCGATAGTCCCGCTCGAAGAAGGCGAGCAGATTCTCGGCGAGATAGCGCTGATCCTCCGTGGTGAGTGTGCCGACAATGCCGAAGTCGATCGAGATGTAGCGCCCCGAGGGCTCGACGAAGATGTTGCCCGGGTGCATGTCCGCATGGAAGAAGTTGTCTCGGAACACCTGGGTGAAGAAGATCTCGACTCCGCGCTCGCCGAGTTGTTTCATGCTCACGCCTTGGGCCTTCAGCCGGGCGACATCGCTGACCGGGGTCCCGTAGATCCGCTCCATGACCATGACGCCGGGGCGTGTCCAGTCCCAGTAGATCTCCGGGATGTAGAGCATCTCGCTGTGGATCCAGTTGCGGCGCAGCAGGGACGCATTGGCGGCCTCGCGTTGCAGATCCAGCTCGTCGTAGATGGTCTTCTCGTATTCGCGGACCACGTCGACCGGGCGCAGGCGCCGCCCGTCCTTCCAATAGCGTTCGGCGAGATGGGCAACGGTATACATCAGCCCGAGATCGCCCCGAATGGTTCGCTCGATGCCGGGTCGCAGCACCTTGACCACGACCTCGGTCCCGTTCTTCAGGCGGCCGGTGTGGACCTGTGCGATGGAGGCGGAGGCAAGCGGGATGGGGTTGAATTCGTCGAGCACGTGGTCGACCGAGCAGCCCCAGGCCTTCTCGATGATGGCGCGTGCCTCCGCGCCGTCGAAGGGCGGTACCCGATCCTGGAGCTTGGCCAGCTCGACGGCCAGGTCGTCGGGCAGTAGATCGCGTCGGGTCGAGAGGATCTGCCCGAATTTGACGAAGATGGGACCCAAATCCTCCAGCGCGAGGCGCACGCGCACGGGGTAGGAGGTCGGCAGGTCGCGCCGAAACCAGTGCCATGGCGAGATGTACATGACCCAGCGCAGCGGTCGAAACAGATGGGTCGCGAGGATGACCTCGTCGAGTCCGTGGCGCAGAAGGATCCAGTTGATGCGGAAGAGCCGCAGGGCCTCGCGGGGTCCGATCATGACGGGGTGCCGGACCCCGCGTGCGGTCGAGCGAGGCGCTCGAGGCGTTCGATACGCGCCTCGGCGCGCTCGACATCGTCGCGCAGGATGTCGACCTGCGCGAGGAATGCCTCGACCTCGTAGCGGGTCGGGGTCAGGCGGGCCTCTTCCTGAAGGTATTCCTGAAGATCCTTGGTCAGGGACTCGGATGTCTTGCGTGCCCACTGCGCCGCCGCACGCGCTTGGTTGCCGACCTGGTGGGCGAAGGGGTCACCGATCACGCGCGCGAGCTGCTCTTCCCAATCCACGTCGAGGCCGGCGATCGCTCGGTTGAAGGCTTGTGCCAGGGAGGTGTCGCCGAGAATCTCGACCTCGCCCTGGATGATCTGCGTCTCCTTGCGCTCCGCCATGCCCATGCGGGCGAGCGCGAGCGGGGTGCCGCGGATCAGGCAATCGGGCTCGGCGTCGTAACCGCCGAAGAGCTGGAGGCGTCGGTCGCTCGGGATGATGGTGACGCGCGTGCCGAACCCTTTCAGCTCGATGCCGATGATCCGCCCTTCCAGGGCGGCGAAGGCTGCAGCACCCTCGGGGTCCAATGCGATGTAGCGGTTCAGTGCCTGCTCGACGACGGCCAGTACCGCGTCCGGGATCTGGATGCCTTCGGTCACAGTTTGTAACCTCGGTGAATGGCGACGATACCGCCGCTGTGGTTGAAGTAGTCGCAACGCTCGAACCCGGCCGCTTCCATCATGGCGCGCAGGGTCTCTTGATCCGGGTGCATGCGGATGGATTCGGCCAGATAGCGATAGCTCTCGGGGTCATTCACGACCAGGCGCCCGAGCGTCGGCAGGACCGAGAAGGAGTAGAGGTCGTAAGCTTTGCTCAAGGGTCGGCTGACCGGGTGCGAGAACTCCAGGATCAGTGCCCTTCCGCCGGGTCGAAGCACCCGTTGCATCTCCACGAGTGCTGCTTGTTTGTCGGTGACATTGCGCAGTCCGAAACCGATGGTGACGCAGTCGAAGTAGTCCGAAGGGAACGGCAGCTTCTCGGCGTTGATCAGGGCGTAGTGAAGGTTGCCGACGTGTCCCCGGTCGAGCATGCGCTCGCGCCCCTCGGTGAGCATGGAGGCGTTGATGTCGGACATGACCACCAGCCCCTGCGCGCCGACGATGCCGGAGAAACGCTCGGCGAGATCGCCCGTACCGGAGGCGAGATCCAGCACCCGCTGACCACGGCGCACCCCGGCGAGCTCGATGGTGTGACGCTTCCAGAGCCGATGGATGCCCAAGGACATGAGGTCGTTCATGAGGTCGTATCGGGAGGCGACCGAATCGAACACGGCGCGCACGCGCGATGCCTTCTCCTCGACCGGGACCTGTTGATAACCGAAATGTGTCGTTTTGTCGTCGGACATGCTGAATCCCTGCTGAACCGCGCTTGATAGGGTCTGCACCGCTTCGGGGTTTTTTGGCCTTGACGCGAACAAGGGCCGTCGGCGGCGCGGTTCAGATCGATGGTTTTCTCAAAGGCCGCGGCTGTTATGCAGCAACGGCCGTGTGATCCGGGTCGGTCAAGGCGACGATCAGTCGCTCGCTGCCGAGCCGGCTCAGTTTACAACATCGGGTCCACGACAGCGGCGTCGGGGATCAGGACGCGCGGACCTTTCGTTTTTGTCCGGCCTTCTCCAGCTCGTCGAGATACTCCTTCCACAAACGCTCCTGCTCGACCCCGAGGTTGTAGAGGTACTCCCAGGAATAGATCCCTGTGTTGTGCTCGTCGTCGAAGTGCAGACAGATGGCGTAGTTGCCGACGGGCTCGATCTTGTCGATCCCGACCTCCTCCTTGCCGAGCTGCAGGACGCGCTGCCCAGGGCCGTGGCCCTGGACCTCGGCGGAGGGGGAGTAGACGCGCAGGTACTCGCACGGCAGGTTGAAGTGCGAGCCGTCGTCGAAGGTGATCTCGAGGATCCGCGATTGTTGATGTAGGTTGAGTTCGGTCGGTGTCGGCATGCTGTTCTCCTTGGCCCGCGAATCCAACGCGGACGTTTTGAATGGGGTTGATTGGACCAAAAAGACCTTGTTCTAAACCGCGTCAGCTCCGGCGGCGTTAGGCCGAGATGCGTTCGACGGCAGGCGACACCGGCACATGGGGAAGTGGACGCGGTTTAGAGGATGTAGCGCGACAGGTCCTCGTCCGCCGCGAGCCCCGACAGATTCTGATCGACATAGGCGGCGTTGATGGTCACGGTCACGCGGTCCAAGTCCGAGGCGTTGTAGGAGACGTCCTCGAGCAGTCGTTCCAGGACGGTGTGCAGCCGACGGGCCCCGATGTTCTCGGTCCGCTCGTTGACCTGCCAGGCGATCTCGGCGAGTCGACGGATGCCGTCCTCGGTGAACTCCAGGGCGACGCCCTCGGTGGCAAGCAGGGCGCGGTACTGATCGGTCAGGGAGGCGTCCGGCTCGGTCAGAATCCGCACGAAATCCTCTGTGGTCAGGGCCTTGAGCTCGACGCGAATCGGCAGGCGTCCCTGCAGCTCCGGGATCAGATCCGACGGCTTGGAGAGATGGAAGGCCCCGGAGGCGATAAAGAGGATGTGGTCCGTGCGCACCGAGCCGTGCTTGGTCGACACGGTGCTGCCCTCAACCAGCGGCAAGAGGTCGCGCTGCACCCCCTCGCGCGAGACATCGGCGCCCGCCATGCCTTCACCGCGCTTGGTCACCTTGTCGAGCTCGTCGAGGAACACGATGCCGTTCTGCTCGACGTTCTCGATGGCGCGCAGCTTCAGCTCTTCGTCGTTGACCCGTTTGGCGGCCTCTTCGTCCTTGAGCAGCTGTCGGGCGTCGCGGATGCGCAGCTTGCGTCGCTTCATACGCCCTTGGCCGAGGTTCTGGAAGAGCCCCTGAAGCTGGCTCGTCATCTCCTCCATCCCGGGCGGGGCCATGATCTCGACCCCCATCGGCGAGGCGGAGACCTGGATCTCGATTTCGCGCTCGTCGAGCTCGCCGGCGCGCAGGCGATCGCGGAACTTCTCGCGGGTCGCCGAGCTGGTCACGGAGCGGCTTTCCTCCTCGAAGCTCGAAGGTGGCGGGAGGAGTGCATCGAGGATCCGCTCCTCCGCGGCGGCCTCGGCCTGCCCCGCGAGCTTCGCCATTTCTTGTTCGCGCGCGAGCTTGATCCCGATGTCCGCCAAGTCGCGAATGATGGACTCGACATCGCGCCCAACGTAGCCGACCTCCGTGAATTTGGTCGCCTCGACCTTCAAAAACGGTGCGTTGGCCAGGCGGGCCAGACGCCGCGCGATCTCGGTCTTGCCTACACCGGTCGGCCCGATCATCAGGATGTTCTTGGGTGTGATCTCCGAGCGCATCGGCTCCGGGATCTGTGCCCGACGCCACCGGTTACGCAAGGCGATGGCGACGGCGCGCTTTGCCTCGTCCTGACCGACGATGTGCTTGTCGAGCTCCGAGACGATGCGTTGTGGGGTGATTTCCGACATCTGGACCTGTCCGTCGAGGGGGTCGCCCGAGTCGAGCGACCGATTTGGATAGAGGATCGACCTCACGAGGTTTCGTCGAGGGCCGCCGCGGGCTCGCGCATAGGATTCGCGGCGCGAACCGACGGCGACACTTGCGGGTACCGGAAACGGTCGCGGCCAACAGGCCCGGCCGTGGCGCGACAGACAGCCTTCACCGGTCTGTATCGAGCTCTTCGATCACCAGATTGTGATTGGTATAGATGCAAATGTCCGCGGCGATGTTCAAGCCCTTCTCGACGATCTCGCGGGCGCCGAGCTCAGTGTTTTCGAGCAGCGCGCGGGCCGCGGCCTGAGCAAAGGATCCGCCGGACCCGATGGCCATCAGGTCGTTCTCCGGCTCCACTACGTCGCCCGTTCCCGAGATGATGAGAGAGGTCTGCGCGTCGGCGATGCAGAGCAACGCCTCGAGCCGGCGCAGCATACGATCGGTCCGCCAGTCCTTCGCCAACTCGACGGCGGATCGGGTCAGGTGACCCTGGTGCTTCTCGAGCTTGCCCTCGAAGCGCTCGAAGAGCGTGAAGGCGTCCGCCGTGGCCCCGGCGAACCCGGCGATGACCTGCCCTTTGAAGAGGCGCCGGACCTTTCGCGCGTTGCCCTTCATGACCGTCTGTCCGAGCGAGACCTGCCCGTCGCCGCCGATCACGACTTTGCCGCCGCGCCGAACCGAGAGAATCGTCGTACCTCGAAAACCTTCCATCACCCCGATCCCGTTTGTTCAGGTCGCGGCTAGTCTACGACATCGGGGGGTTCGCTGACGAATATGCAGAGGGTCATCCGGCAGGTCCTGTCCCGCCGGGATGGCGCCGCTAAACCGTCTCCAGCGCGAGACCCGCCGCATCGGTTTGGGTCGCTGGCTGCACAAGAAGCCGACGTGAGCGCAAGACACGGTTCAAACTTGTCTATATCCTTGACTTCCTGCATCATGCCGCAGCGTCTCGCCGAACTCTCCACGAACAGTCGGAGACGTTCTCCCTGCCTCGACGCGCATTGCCGGAAGCGGCCTCCTGCCCGTTGCGTTCCTCATACGGTTGATTAATGCCCAGCAATCAGGCGATTGAATAGGCTAAAACATGCGTTGTGTTTGTAAGCGTGCGTTCCCGTCCTTCAGGTTCGTTGCCTCATGAAGCTGCTGATCGTCACCCATGGTTCGATCTTCCGGCCCGATCACATCCTGTCGGGCAATTCCATTCGGGCCTACTATCTCGGGCGGGGACTTGTTGAACACGGCATCCATGTCACATTCGCTTATCCACGGCCGCAGTCTGCGGATCCGAAGGAAGTTGGCGAGTCAGACACGTCCGAGCCCGATTCCCGGCTTTTCGGAAACAGCACCGAACTGCATGCGTTGATTCGCGAGGTGAAGCCCGAGGCTATCCTCGTCGGCTACTGGGAGCTGTTGGACTTCTTCCCATATGACTTCGAGATCCCGCTGATCGTGGATCTGATCGCGCCCCGGATTCTGGAGATTCTGTTTCAAGACGGGGAGGATGTTAATCACTATGCCGGTCGCATGCTGGCGCAATACCGTAAGGCGAGCCGTTTCATTTGCGGAACCCGGCGTCAACGCCAGTTCCTGATTCCGTGGCTGATCCTGGCCGGGTTCGACTGTCGATTCGATCCCCCGATCGATATCATCCCGATCTCGACCGAGCCCGTTTCGTCCCTGCCGCGGCAGCGTTCCTCGGATACCTGGACCCTCGTGACCGGCGGGGTCTCATGGCCTTGGCGTATGGCCGAGCTCTATCATCAATCGATACGCGAAACACTCGCGGAGGGCTCCGGTATGCGGGGCCGTTTACTCGTTCTCTCCGGAGGCTATGTCCACAAAGCGGCGTCGGAGGATGCGGCGGATTCGAACGGCGAGACTGCGCCTGATTCGGATTCAGCGGTCGAATCTCCGGGGTTGTTGCCCTACCGTGACATGGTGTCTCTTTTCCGGGATGAATGCGACATCGGGATCGAGTTGTCCGATTACAACATCGAACGGGACTTCAGCGCATCATTCCGGTCCGTGGAGTTCCTGCGCTGCGCTCTGCCGGTGATCTGTAATCGAAGTCTCGCCCTGGCGTCCGATCTCCTGGACTATGACGCGGGTTGGGTCATCGATGGTCCGGAGGATCTGCCCGCGTTGCTCGAGTCGATCGCGAGGGCGCCTGCGGATTATTCACGCAAATCGGCCAACGCCATCCGTCTCGTCGATGAGCGCTATCATTACTTGAAGACGATTCGGCCGCTCGTGGAGTACCTGAAACACCTAAAGCCTCCCGAGAAGCAGGCGGACTGGCTGTTCATCGACGCCGAGCCGCAGCTCGACCGTCTGAATCAACAAATTCTCGATCTCGACCGGGAGGTTCGTCTCCGCGATACCTGGATCGAAGAGCTGCGCCATCACGTTGAGAAATTGCAGAATCGATTGGACGAGATTCTCAAGAGTACGAGTTGGCGACTGACCGAACCGCTGCGCAATGGCTTGATTAATACGCGCGGCTGGATCGGGTCGTTACGCTATCGTGCATGGCAGGCGATCCGATTGGCCTGGGAAGCGCCCGAGCCGTCGGAGGCCTTTCACGCCTCGCGCGGCCGGTATGCGCAGCTCGAAGGCGAGATGGTAAATACGGACGGTGCACGTCGGGCGGGATATGTCGCCATCGTTTCCCGGGAAGACATCTTTCCGACCAATCACGGCGCGGCGGTCAAGATCGAGCGAACCGCTTGGGGGCTCTCTCATTTTGTCGACGGGGTCCTCCTGATCAGCAGCGACTGGGGTCGTTACTATCTCTTCAAGTCGGGGATCGCCGAGGAGCATCTCTTTCCTCGGCCGATTCGGTTGACCGGTCTCATGAATCGGTTCAGCCGCAAAAAGATTTTGCGCTCGGGCATGCCGTTGAACGAGGCCTATCTCTATCAGGCGCGCCATGATTGGAGCTTTTCCGCACGCCTCCTGTACCTGGCGTTCAAATACCGAATCATCCTCTACCAGGCCGAGTTCCCGGCCTACGTCAGACCCTGTTTGCAGGTCAATCGCATGAAGCCGGCCACGACTTTGCTCGTGGAGCACAACGTCGAATGCGACCGTATCCGAACGCAATACCCGCAGACAACGCCGCAGGCGTACGATTGGTTGCGAAAATTGGAGATCGATGCCTGCAATCGAGTGGATCATGTCGTTGCCGTGTCCGAGCCGGATCGCGATCTGCTCATTGCGCACGGGGTCGATTCCCGGAAGGTGCAGGTCGTACCGCATGGCGTGGATCTGCGACTCTTCGATCG
This region includes:
- the ubiB gene encoding ubiquinone biosynthesis regulatory protein kinase UbiB produces the protein MIGPREALRLFRINWILLRHGLDEVILATHLFRPLRWVMYISPWHWFRRDLPTSYPVRVRLALEDLGPIFVKFGQILSTRRDLLPDDLAVELAKLQDRVPPFDGAEARAIIEKAWGCSVDHVLDEFNPIPLASASIAQVHTGRLKNGTEVVVKVLRPGIERTIRGDLGLMYTVAHLAERYWKDGRRLRPVDVVREYEKTIYDELDLQREAANASLLRRNWIHSEMLYIPEIYWDWTRPGVMVMERIYGTPVSDVARLKAQGVSMKQLGERGVEIFFTQVFRDNFFHADMHPGNIFVEPSGRYISIDFGIVGTLTTEDQRYLAENLLAFFERDYRRVAELHVESGWVPSGTRVDEFESAIRTVSEPIFEKPLSEISFGHFLVRLFQTARRFDMEIQPQLVLLEKTLLNIEGLGRQLYPELDLWTTAKPYMERWMKDQIGVVGLLDRTKRNFISVADQTPEIPLMAYRILSTYDKRLRAAEAGSLGNHGRSASHDKAASTSQSVRALGGATVIVCGTLVLLLGPGPWLPATTGVVLVAACYMLGALLFFSAGRQT
- a CDS encoding glycosyltransferase family A protein, producing MPLISVVLRLSDGCPGLRDCLDSLLAQSLGVDRIEVCVDEEGRGEEALARLDSIASPLVLRHPPRRNSVSPVGPNAGLFAARGRIVFFMSGNDVLEARCLEEHHLTHEEFPDPHVCVLGYTRLRGEAARSPLMRSLVGSICVDPDRRETSPVSALDGSAIFGQIPSFKRDFLLEQGALNSRFPSGFEWSELGYRLHRVGLSMIRNADAMIDMTRPIGLENACVHCYRQGQSDRILVQVHPEPEARAWAQIDHWESEWELVEPIFGDIMKSARMLDRFAQERVRFELPIDELATRLLHRAYAAAFRANRLLGAIDGVVNGIKS
- a CDS encoding ABC transporter permease, with product MTSNTSNIQSPLLQQLSHGLELEQLKKAWRDILEGWRRRELWATLGLHDIRQRYRRSTLGPFWITISMGVMVFALGLLYGQIFGQELHDYLPFLAAGFVIWGLVSAMILGGCTTFISAEGMIRQLNAPVSIYAYREVWTAVIAFAHNIWIFVAVAWWYDVGLSWNALWVLPAIAILLINGFWMALFFGLLSARFRDVPLIIGSIVQVLFFLTPVIWRPEMLPDRALLLELNPFYHMVEILRAPMLGHTPSLSNWLAVLLIAVVGWGVTLFFYSAYRWRIAYWV
- a CDS encoding DUF29 family protein, with the protein product MASITLEKVSVSFPVYSSATRSIKNRLIQSATGGQIRSESGSDRISVVQALQDINLQLESGDRIGLVGHNGAGKTTLLRVLGGIYEPNEGRVAVRGSTVPLFDISLGMDPESTGYENIVLRGLYLGLSRSQMRGRLDEIADFTELGDFLNLPIRTYSAGMRMRLAFAVSTSVAPDILLIDEGIGAGDAAFLQKASERLKLFTEQVSIIVLSSHSEDLIKRMCNKAVLMEHGRVVGSGSTQEVLTQYRQRQEGAKSTAASVELPLEIASKVATRSDASAWAMETTRLLRQGRWDAVDVDRLVEEVVALVDPDRDLIEGQLTYLLVQLLTWHQRESERSELRREIIDQVRRQTELMIKQDKEVAGTAKDSLESAYRKARSAAARRMGIDASRFPAQCPVALPLLLDPTWFPGEGPSDDVTVARRQPTDA
- a CDS encoding glycosyltransferase, which codes for MHREDSTAVYRANILVLNADEMERAWQYQGESLDCGAYNIGYWAWELSRFPDAWLPAFEGLDEIWAPSRFIQQAIAEKADCPVVWMPLAVEHRITAAASRRALGLPEDRFLFLFFFDFRSFVSRKNPLAVLNAFRQAFSSADDSVGLVIKTNGMSECADAYEDFKSSGIADDQRITWLDRVMDDREIRSLMSRCDCFVSLHRSEGFGRGLAEAMLMGKPVIATGYSGNLDFTNEENCCLVDCALVPVGNGEYPHGAGQLWAEADVEMAADFMRRLVDDRAFAAAKGGAGARYIRAFHSPAAVGARYRRRLEQLGLVDRSIS
- a CDS encoding glycosyltransferase — its product is MRMILDLMREAGWGVDFIGDRDAEGVSYRRSLQKIGVSLLIGQESAWRHLIVNGGIYRFAWVSRPEIAERYLPMVRALAPRAEVIYDTVDLHWIRLRRGIPFSQDPKALSHLAESFRRIEICNARCSDLTIAITEDEKRALLDEDPELKVCVLPNIHAVSSVVPPVSGRSGLFFIGSFSHPPNVDAVFYFVRDIFPRILEQIPAAHFYIVGSDMPYSVRTLKSRRVRPVGYVRDVEPWFRRMRVFVAPLRHGAGMKGKVGQSLALGLPVVTTGVGAEGMGLTHEINALIAEDPADFAASVIRVHRDNALWDRLSYAGQALVRQHFSKDAAECVLIPLLRVEGSQREVGRDKD